The Rhodopirellula halodulae genome includes the window ATGCGAGCTGCGTGTATCGTCGATCGCTGGCAGAGACCACGCCGATGCTGCGGCTTTCCACGTTGGTCGAGTAGACATTGCCAGCGGTGTCGATCGAGAGCCCACCGTTGTTGACCTTGGGACTGTACGTTTCTAACGCCGTCGCCAATTCGTCTTGCGACAAAGTCTCGTCGGCGATCGCTTTCATCGGCACCCGATAAAGCTTCTTCCCGCACAAGGGAGCGAAGTAAAGCCACTCGCTGTTCGCATCCAAAGTGATCCCGTCACAGCCAACCAGCACAGGAACTCTTTCGCCGTCGATCATGATCGGCGAATCCTTGTCGGGCTGCGTCATCGAGCGGCCTTCAAGCAATCGGCGAGTGGCTCCGGTTCTTAAGTCGACGACAACGAGAGCGGCTTTCGATCCGTCACCACCACGGCCGATCCCTTCGTCTGCGATCACCGCAAGCTCGCGCCTTGGGTCGATC containing:
- a CDS encoding L-dopachrome tautomerase-related protein, which encodes MLGIRNDDQGVVWMLDMGTRNNITPKLVGWNTTSNELHRIYYIPAPASRPTSQLNDFVIDPRRELAVIADEGIGRGGDGSKAALVVVDLRTGATRRLLEGRSMTQPDKDSPIMIDGERVPVLVGCDGITLDANSEWLYFAPLCGKKLYRVPMKAIADETLSQDELATALETYSPKVNNGGLSIDTAGNVYSTNVESRSIGVVSASDRRYTQLAFDDRMQWPDGISFNHDGFMYVSAAQVHLGASFNGGKDKTSKPFFIFRFKPLASGLIGR